The following proteins come from a genomic window of Nicotiana tomentosiformis chromosome 12, ASM39032v3, whole genome shotgun sequence:
- the LOC138903390 gene encoding vicilin-like seed storage protein At2g18540 yields MRPPSLGEEEVLKQTKDNKRRRASPPDTPKPKKSRARKSKTDLAILPADVVQTLRDEDKEGEDVDCLLVARKREGIEISRTIEPMTVEEVQTQTEVISKEGPGKVPESSGVEDASCRDEQPATTLHRESSSKYRAELARCEADIKKLMEERDALKLLYVQKEEEIMSIRAELTRAHQDQTELIEQVQQKAELVEQLREEAKMKEAETLGWKQNVDRLASEKDEGHIRGRVEAANTRAKEISDAAEVRLSRVAEHARRQSRRETLEEVHARGFDLTVDIESAKVLEDEAEALLSDDEDSVSGSENGGDEDEAPEDAAPEAD; encoded by the exons ATGAGGCCACCTTCCCTCGGGGAAGAGGAGGTCCTGAAGCAAACCAAAGACAATAAAAGGAGAAGGGCCTCGCCACCAGATACGCCAAAGCCCAAGAAAAGCAGGGCTCGAAAGTCGAAGACTGATCTCGCCATTCTGCCTGCCGATGTAGTCCAAACGCTACGAGATGAAGACAAGGAGGGAGAAGATGTCGACTGTCTGCTGGTGGCTCGGAaaagggagggcatagaaatttCAAGAACTATTGAGCCAATGACGGTCGAGGAGGTTCAGACGCAGACCGAGGTGATTTCGAAAGAAGGTCCGGGCAAAGTTCCCGAGTCATCGGGTGTTGAGGATGCCTCCTGCCGTGATGAGCAACCG GCTACGACGCTCCATCGAGAATCGTCCTCCAAATACCGGGCTGAGCTAGCCCGATGTGAGGCTGATATCAAAAAGCTTATGGAGGAGAGAGacgccctcaaactcctctatgtgcaaaaagaagaggagatcatgagTATTCGAGCCGAGCTGACAAGAGCTCATCAAGATCAGACAGAGCTCATTGAGCag gttcagcagaaggccgaattggttgagcagcttcgtgaggaggccaagatgaaagaggcagagactttggggtggaagcaGAACGTGGACCGTCTCGCCTCGGAGAAAGATGAG ggccacatccGAGGCAGAGTTGAAGCCGCTAACACTCGGGCAAAGGAAATTTCTGACGCTGCTGAAGTTAGATTGTCCcgtgttgccgagcatgctaggcGTCAGTCTCGgagagagactcttgaggaggtacatgctcgTGGATTTGACCTCACGGTCGATatcgagagtgcgaaggttttggAGGACGAGGCCGAAGCTTTGCTTTCCGATGATGAAGACTCTGTGAGTGGATCTGAGAATggaggagatgaagatgaagctcccgaAGATGCGGCTCCCGAGGCGGACTAG